NNNNNNNNNNNNNNNNNNNNNNNNNNNNNNNNNNNNNNNNNNNNNNNNNNNNNNNNNNNNNNNNNNNNNNNNNNNNNNNNNNNNNNNNNNNNNNNNNNNNNNNNNNNNNNNNNNNNNNNNNNNNNNNNNNNNNNNNNNNNNNNNNNNNNNNNNNNNNNNNNNNNNNNNNNNNNNNNNNNNNNNNNNNNNNNNNNNNNNNNNNNNNNNNNNNNNNNNNattatttttttttatacataagttattttgtttttattttttaattttcttttctttaataattattttatataatggtattgtattttttttaataaaaattgatcGTTTTTATTAATGGAgtattatctaaaattttacatacatctttttattatttttttagatataagCTCTCTATGAATGTCAAGGTACATCAATTGTGAAGTGTAAAACAATTTGAAACACGGACACAGAAGATTTCAATTAAAATAGatctaattaataaataagtaattataatttgtatattaataataaatcaattatatattttgtaccATTCTTAGtttattctttcttttgatattattttataaggATACCTTATATAGTGCataatttaagattttaaatatatctttctttaaaaaaaaagacatcTTAAAAGAAGAATTTATAATATGATCAATTTTGATGTAGGTTAAATTAAAATCAggttcaaatcaattagccatGAACATAGAATTTACTTGaggtttaaattcttttttactttaaaccaaacgaaaaaatattttgagaaaaaagagaagactTATGTTTGATAAATAAAGGTTATACCattcatatttaaattagttggtttaaatatattttaatgattttttagaaataaaatttgatgagtttaatttataaatataatagaatttttaactaaaaaataaaaatttattataaatttagcAATAGAGTATTTTATTATGTCAAAACTAGCTACAAGAATTGTAGCGAATTAAAATAgttgtgaaaatatttttaaacttgaGGTAAGAAGTTGTCTTTAAATTTATCTTAAGATTTTATTTATCTNNNNNNNNNNNNNNNNNNNNNNNNNNNNNNNNtaaaatttacattttataaaaattttgtaaaataatttattaaatatatataattatataaataaaaatatattaaataaattaaatatatttataaaaaaagtgtACACATACATACACTAATATATCTTTTAAAGTACGTGTTAATTAAATTCAtgataataattaaacaaaagcCAAGAAATTTAATGAAGTCCTAACAATACGGCATATTAATAAATGACCACAAAAGTCAAGAAATTTAATGTTCATTAAAATTTCTTGACACATACTCCTAACTAGTCATATATGATATAACTACCATGCATCTTGAATTAAGGAAGGTTTTGTGTATCATCCTCTAGATATCTTAAGTAACTTCACAAACAAAAAATGTTTTAAGAGAATGAAATGTGTTGtccaataataaaatttatatatgctagtaaaaataaaaaaaaatggtttAACTAACGAACATTTTCATAGCAATTGTTAATTAagatagtaatatatatttcaactttaattttcgatcAATACATTAAAAGCTTTAgaagtttattattttctatgaaaaaatttgttttattgCTTCTTATTAGCAATGCCTAAACAAAAACGTGCATCTAAAGTACACAAcaacaagaaattaattaattaaagagtGATGTGAGGGAATAAATTTTTTCGAGTAATATCAACTAacatttctaaaattattttatttattttgaatttatattctaaattataaatttgtaacatatatcttaaattataaattttaaaattaattaatgttgactaattaaaaattagttttctatatttgtttaattaaattatcaagaAAGTTTAATTTATACTACCAAAAAGGTTCTTATTTGTcccaaataaaaacaaaagaattatttatttattttaaaaggaGAAAATTGGAAATGATCGACAAGATGTTATAGAAGACAATGACTATGATAGGGGACCAAATTCTAAGTATAATAGAGGTTCCCCACCCTCCAAAAGAAAGAATACCAATTTAAAGAGATAATGGCATAATGCCACTTTGCACTATACTCACTGGTTACTACTAAGAAAATCAAGAAACAACCAATGTGAATTGAAATAATTATTAAGGCCTTGTATTAATTTAATGAGACAATCATTATCTGTCACCCACGTTACATtgttttatatttcaatttatACACACACCTATCAAGAATTCAAGATCCCAAATTTTAATCAATAAACTATAATTTAAGTGGTAACTTACTTGGAATTTttccaaataataataacatgagcattttcaataaaattgacTCTTGTGTAGATATGTtccataaaattttatatttttacaataACAACATACAATAGTAataataacttttgatctaacaaaaacaaaatcaaaatttatcgAATGGTACCGGAGATTTGGTGGCGGCCAGCGACGGTGGTGGATGAAAAGCTAGAATGGCATGAGGCTAACAAGAAGGTCAGCAAAAGCCCCAATAATGAACTTGTGTGTGCTTTTAGGGTTGAGGGCAAGGTAACAAAGAAGAAGCTCATGTAACACATTCCAATTTGATTTTACATCCATAAGTTCTGGCCGTGCCTCCACCATTTCTTGCATGGATCGCCGGAAATCTAAGTAGGGATCCGGCGAGTACGTTGGTACGGCCACACTTCCATTGAAAATCACgtccttctttttctgtttgttACTATTATCGTTGTTATTTTTATCGTTGTTAGCATCGTCAAATTGACGGGTGTTAACAAGGAACGGTAACGAAGACGAGGAGGAAttagaattagggtttttattattgtatttaacAAGAGAGTTGGATTGTCCGGGGGACGAAAAGAAAAAACGTTGGGAGGAGAAGGCGGCGGCAAAATCCGCCGGTTCAAGTTCTATTTCGGGTTCGGAATCAAAGGAAGAAGTTATGGTAGTGGTAATGgtggagagagaagagaaacgTAGGGAATGATCATGATTAAAAGATAAGGAAGGGTCATAGAGAGAATTAAAGTTCTTGATCATGTTAAGTGATGAGGGTGATGGACTTGGAAGATCGTGATTATTAATATTATGGTTTTGATGATGGATATCATTTGGAAAAGTGGAAGGAGCAATGGGGCTTATAGGAGGAGATGGTGATTCTTGTTTGGAAGTGGAGTTTGGGAAACAAAAGTTGAGATGCCTAAGATTTTTTGTGCTtggcatgtttttttttttttttctatcacaGAATGATTGAAGCCAATTAGAAGTgatgatatataatatatataggaAATGAAGATGCCAAGTTCTTTgctttatatatgtatactgATGTATTGTTGTGTAGTGGTAGTTTGTGAAGTGACGGGCAAGTTGAGGAAAATGGAAAAGtattatatatctattttttaaattttaaaaatgtttattttttaaaatttaaaatttaaaataaataaaataatttttaattgattatctAATGTTATTCGTGTAACAATGAACACATATATTGTGCATGGTCGTCATAAACATACATAATGTATgatatatgattttataattttataaaaaaatgtttatacatttaataatgtattaatttattttttttaaataattattatatataaggtGGTACTCAGTACTCACTGTTCACATACCTATATTATATTGTGAATTAGtgaaagaataatataataaatggttacaaaaataataaattaagtaCCTGTAAATCCCATGTGCCATGAAACTGGATGCTGATTCTTCAACCAACTTCTCCACAAATTGATTGTTGATAACTTCTATGAGAAATAGTGTATCTTAATCCAAATAAATTAGAAGACTATAGTATAGAATAGATGAACTCTTTTGGTAATTCTTTGATTGGGATGAAAGCAAGAAGCACATGTTATCAAGCAAAGGAAAAACATCAACCAACAATAAGCCTTCAAGTggcataattttataatatatatgtatatattatattgaatgccataaaaatcattcaaaattattcttcttttttccatAAATGTGTCACTCTTTAGAAGAtgtatgtaataaaaaaataattttctttcataATACGTATCTCATgtataaatatttctttttatttaatttacagTATCccaaatttctttttatttatcttcttttatttttacttctaattatgatttttaattaaaaaaataaataaatatcatgGTAATATATAGATCATTTGTGCaaactatattattattatttttgtatgcTATAGTCTATACACTATGTGGCTATGATACCTtgaaaaatattactaaaattaaaataataatttttattatttaacaatacaatttaaatttaaaaataataaaaaaatattatcaaaatataaaaaaaataggattttaattttaaaaatacttgtatAGTCACCTGGTCTTAACTACCATGATCATAGACATCATCAATTCCaccttatttttttatcttaataaaTAGGCCAATATGAAGTATTTAAGTAAAAAGCAtacattatttttaaactaCTCAAGTGACTTATATATATCATTGTATAAAAATAGCTAATATATACATACTCAGTCTCCTTTGATCTATTGAGTCTATTTATTTCTAGACACATgagacaattaaataaattagatCTAACAACTACTCTTTAAGAGTGAAGACTGAAGAGCAACAAATTGGTGTACATATCAAATACAATACTTGAGGGGGGCAAAACATTTATctaagaagagaagaaggactCCAAATAGCATGAGACAACTTTAATTTAGAGTGAAATTTAATATAGTGAAAGGTTGGTCCACTCCATGCACAGATCTACGCACACTTTTATAAGTCTAAAATCTAAAGTTATAACACAGAAAGTGATGTATCAAACGGCTATGGTTTCATTACTTCATGCAAGATATTTGTCACAATAAGGACTTGTCCTAAAAATGGGTCCCACTATACCACCATATTTCAATGTTTTCATAGACCAAAGTCTTGCATTTGCATATCAAATAATTAAAGGAGTTAGTTTCATATGACTTAA
This sequence is a window from Arachis duranensis cultivar V14167 chromosome 2, aradu.V14167.gnm2.J7QH, whole genome shotgun sequence. Protein-coding genes within it:
- the LOC107473424 gene encoding transcription repressor OFP16-like; the encoded protein is MPSTKNLRHLNFCFPNSTSKQESPSPPISPIAPSTFPNDIHHQNHNINNHDLPSPSPSSLNMIKNFNSLYDPSLSFNHDHSLRFSSLSTITTTITSSFDSEPEIELEPADFAAAFSSQRFFFSSPGQSNSLVKYNNKNPNSNSSSSSLPFLVNTRQFDDANNDKNNNDNSNKQKKKDVIFNGSVAVPTYSPDPYLDFRRSMQEMVEARPELMDVKSNWNVLHELLLCYLALNPKSTHKFIIGAFADLLVSLMPF